A DNA window from Zingiber officinale cultivar Zhangliang chromosome 3A, Zo_v1.1, whole genome shotgun sequence contains the following coding sequences:
- the LOC122050644 gene encoding uncharacterized protein LOC122050644: MISGGPTDGDSSRTRKSHELWLEIHAVGCSQEQAVGPIISFGPQDLEGLDLPHDDALIIKAIIATNRVARVFVDTGSSVNVLFRLAFEEMQIDASELQLVATSLYGFTSNEVRPMGQIKLVISLGSESLVRTRRSTFLVVYSPSSYNVILGRPALHEFRAAVSTFHQKIKFLVGEQVEKVRGEQRVSKRCYIGMVKEEAIPIAEEPIPCEEVQLYSECSETLTRIAGDLSPELKEELIQCLIRNRDVFAWSTEELPGVKLEVVEHKLHLLPDARPLALKIAIPCSELISWWTQLPVAKEFACWTLIRGTIKSPWPWKIKRRNAGAIYQRMMEKIFRKQAGRNVEVYVDDILIKSPLAANLIDDVDETCGTLRQYRLKLNPLKRLFGVKGGKFLGYLVKERGIEANPEKARALQDMKALQNLKEAQKLVGKITTLSRFISRSVDKVAPFFKVLRKASKFQWDEECTWAFEELKKYLETLPSLFKSITGEPLWVYLSATPEAVGVVLVKEQDNVQRPVYFSIHLLKGAESQYTALENLFYGLVLMARRLRPYFLAHPITVLTNSTMGKALTNVEVAGRLIKWTTELREYNITYQPHTTIKAEALADFLTKVHQTDSEETWKVYVDGSATRQGSGVEYDALLAGLQAACHVGAARVIIYSDSQLVTQQVTGNFEINCDKLQVYREAYEKMKEEFKEVTVSKIPRAENGRADELAKMASSLTTWVLDRSIAQAFLITQIDLQNNQDEIIDWRAPMISYLQQGILPTDLEQARLVRKKAHAYTMIGDQLYKWAFSRPLLKRFLLVAVDYFFKWVEAEALARITESAVIQFLWRNILCRFGIPHKLVSDNGRQFQGRKIHAWCRGFGITQLFTSLAYPQSNRQTEIIKREIVRGLKIKLDHVGGDWVEELQSVLWTYCTTPRESTGLTLFHLVYGNEAVVPMEVGVPSTRRMLYNEENSKRRLAELDIISETRERTAARLMAYRQRMRQNYDRKVTPRFFGEGDLVWKRIKPVGDVAKLAPQWDGPYKVIKKLAFGTYYLQDGQGRNLDFIFNLIAPKCSSR; encoded by the exons ATGATCTCTGGAGGTCCCACCGACGGAGATTCAAGCCGGACGCGCAAGTCCCATGAGCTTTGGTTGGAGATTCATGCTGTAGGGTGCAGCCAGGAGCAGGCCGTTGGCCCGATCATCAGCTTCGGACCACAAGACCTAGAAGGACTAGATCtgcctcatgatgatgctctcaTCATCAAAGCTATTATAGCCACCAACCGCGTGGCCAGAGTCTTCGTAGATACTGGCAGCTCTGTCAATGTCCTGTTCAGGTTGGCTTTTGAAGAAATGCAAATTGACGCTAGTGAGCTTCAACTGGTGGCTACTTCTCTATATGGCTTTACTAGTAATGAAGTAAggcccatgggtcagatcaagctggtcATATCCTTGGGAAGTGAGTCGTTAGTCAGAACCAGGAGGAGCACCTTCCTTGTAGTTTACTCGCCCTCCtcttacaacgtcattttgggccgaccggcCTTGCATGAATTCCGGGCGGCTGTTTCTACATTTCACCAAAAAATCAAATTCCTGGTCGGAGAGCAAGTCGAGAAAGTTAGGGGAGAACAGCGGGTTTCTAAACGATGTTACATTGGCATGGTCAAG GAGGAGGCCATTCCGATAGCTGAGGAACCTATCCCTTGTGAAGAGGTCCAGCTATATTCTGAGTGCTCGGAGACTCTTACTCGCATAGCTGGGGATCTGTCGCCTGAGCTAAAAGAAGAGCTGATTCAGTGTTTGATCCGCAACAGAGATGTCTTCGCTTGGTCCACCGAAGAATTACCTGGAGTCAAGCTTGAAGTGGTAGAGCACAAGTTGCATCTCCTACCAGACGCCCGACCT CTAGCCCTAAAGATTGCTATCCCCTGCTCAGAattgatcagctggtggactcaaCTGCCGGTTGCGAAAGAATTTGCATGTTGGACGCTTATTAGGGGTACCATCAAATCCCCTTGGCcgtggaagatcaagagaag GAATGCTGGGGCCATATATCAACGGATGATGGAAAAAATTTTCCGGAAGCAGGCGGGGCGAAATgtagaagtctatgtggacgacatactCATCAAATCTCCCCTGGCTGCGAATCTCATTGATGATGTGGATGAGACCTGCGGCACTCTGCGACAATACAGATTAAAATTAAATCCCCTGAAGCGTTTGTTCGGGGtcaaaggaggaaaattcttggggtACCTGGTGAAGGAGCGAGGAATCGAGGCCAACCCTGAGAAGGCCCGAGCACTCCAGGACATGAAAGCTCTCCAGAATTTGAAGGAGGCTCAGAAGTTGGTCGGCAAGATAACAACCCTGTCCCGATTTATTTCCCGATCGGTAGACAAAgtggcgcccttcttcaaagttctCCGGAAAGcttctaagttccagtgggacgaggAATGCACGTGGGCTTTCGAAGAGTTAAAGAAATATTTGGAGACCCTGCCCTCTCTATTCAAGTCGATCACCGGAGAACCACTCTGGGTTTACCTATCTGCTacccctgaggccgtgggggTGGTATTAGTGAAAGAGCAAGACAATGTACAGCGACCAGTGTATTTTTCCATTCATCTATTAAAGGGAGCTGAGTCTCAATATACAGCTCTGGAAAATTTATTCTATGGATTGGTGCTCATGGCTCGGCGTTTAAGACCCTATTTCTTAGCTCATCCTATCACGGTCCTAACCAATAGTACTATGGGTAAAGCTCTTACCAACGTTGAAGTTGCTggccggctcatcaaatggaccactGAATTGAGAGAATACAATATCACCTATCAACCTCACACGACTATCAAAGCAGAAGCCCTGGCGGATTTCTTGACCAAGGTACATCAAACTGATTCAGAAGAAActtggaaagtatatgtggatggatcagcCACACGCCAGGGGAGTGGCGTAG AGTATGATGCCTTATTAGCAGGGTTGCAAGCAGCTTGCCATGTGGGAGCTGCTCGAGTTATCATTTATTCAGACTCCCAATTAGTAACTCAGCAAGTAACTGGCAACTTTGAGATCAACTGCGACAAGCTGCAAGTATATCGAGAggcttatgagaagatgaaagaagAATTCAAGGAGGTCACGGTCAGCAAGATTCCTAGAGCGGAGAATGGCagagctgatgagttagccaaaatgGCCAGCTCTCTGACTACATGGGTACTGGATAGGTCGATAGCACAAGCCTTTCTCATAACCCAGATCGACTTGCAGAATAACCAGGACGAGATTATTGATTGGCGGGCACCGATGATTAGCTATCTTCAACAGGGCATCCTGCCAACAGACTTGGAACAAGCGCGACTGGTCAGGAAAAAGGCCCATGCTTACACAATGATAGGGGATCAATTATATAAGTGGGCGTTTTCCAGACCTTTACTCAA GCGATTCTTGTTGGTGGCTGTGGACTACTTTTTcaagtgggtggaagctgaaGCTCTGGCCAGGATCACCGAGAGCGCGGTTATTCAATTTTTATGGAGGAATATTTTGTGCAGATTCGGCATACCCCATAAGCTGGTAtcagataatggaaggcagtttcaaggtcgGAAGATCCATGCCTGGTGTCGAGGGTTCGGCATTACTCAGTTGTTCACCTCATTAGCGTACCCACAAAGCAATAGGCAGACTGAGATTATTAAACGCGAAATTGTACGAGGATTAAAGATCAAGCTAGACCATGTGGGAGGAGACTGGGTAGAAGAGCTGCAAAGTGTTCTTTGGACGTACTGTACAACACCTAGAGAAAGCACAGGTCTTACTCTATTCCACTTGGTCTACGGCAATGAAGCAGTGGTGCCCATGGAGGTCGGGGTACCTTCAACTAGAAGAATGCTATATAATGAGGAGAACTCTAAGCGACGGCTGGCAGAGCTAGATATCATTAGCGAGACTCGCGAACGAACAGCAGCTCGGTTAATGGCCTATCGACAGAGGATGAGGCAAAATTATGATAGGAAGGTGACCCCTCGCTTCTTTGGAGAAGGAGACCTGGTCTGGAAACGAATAAAACCCGTGGGAGACGTAGCCAAGTTAGCACCTCAATGGGATGGACCTTACAAGGTTATCAAAAAATTGGCATTTGGTACGTACTACCTGCAGGACGGTCAGGGCAGGAATCTAGACTTTATCTTCAACCTTATCGCACCTAAGTGCAGCTCGAGGTGA